The Drosophila mauritiana strain mau12 chromosome 2R, ASM438214v1, whole genome shotgun sequence genome has a segment encoding these proteins:
- the LOC117137510 gene encoding dynactin subunit 2, which yields MADPKFQNLPGIAYDQPDVYETPDDPELDTSDYYEEEPENEAIERLHISPSVAHKRFSGATVEGSVDFTDRIGRRMCRGYDTRGSSDYELVGQGEKETPVQKCQRLQIEMNELLNEVAALQVDRKVADEEKQSYDAVATVISTARKVLESLKLEQVLGKEQTPGSKQVKALISQVEEFKQSGVLTAIPTPGTDLAATARVASLEQRLSQLEKVVGAHPDKLSRLTAATNTTNVLEAVRHLSTKAALIQPDKLDTIEQRLTSLAGKMDAIAEKSSGSAQDAKRDQKITELYDIAKRTEPVVEILPHVIERMQALEALHKYANNFAKIIAEIEQKQGTITTSLVNNKELLHSVQETFAQNLETINTKVAKVEQRVAAISSAK from the exons ATGGCCGATCCCAAGTTCCAGAACCTACCGGGAATA GCTTATGACCAGCCGGACGTGTACGAAACTCCCGATGACCCGGAGCTCGATACATCCGACTACTACGAAGAGGAGCCGGAGAACGAAGCCATCGAGCGACTGCACATCTCGCCGAGCGTCGCTCACAAGCGCTTCAGCGGAGCAACGGTCGAGGGGAGTGTGGACTTCACCGATCGCATTGGACGCCGCATGTGCCGAGGATACGATACCCGCGGCTCCAGCGACTACGAGCTGGTCGGCCAGGGCGAGAAGGAGACGCCGGTGCAGAAGTGCCAGCGCCTGCAGATCGAGATGAACGAGCTGCTGAACGAGGTGGCCGCCTTGCAGGTGGACCGCAAGGTAGCCGACGAGGAGAAGCAGTCGTACGATGCGGTGGCCACGGTTATCAGCACGGCCCGAAAGGTGCTTGAGTCGCTAAAGCTGGAGCAGGTGCTGGGCAAGGAGCAGACGCCTGGCAGTAAGCAGGTGAAAGCACTCATTAGCCAGGTGGAGGAGTTCAAGCAGTCCGGCGTTCTCACGGCCATACCCACGCCTGGCACCGATCTGGCGGCCACGGCCCGCGTGGCCAGTCTAGAGCAGCGACTCTCGCAGCTGGAAAAGGTGGTGGGCGCGCATCCGGACAAGTTGAGCCGCCTTACCGCCGCCACCAACACCACCAATGTACTAGAGGCCGTGCGTCATCTCAGCACCAAGGCGGCCCTGATACAGCCCGATAAACTGGATACCATCGAGCAGCGCCTGACCTCGCTGGCCGGCAAGATGGATGCTATCGCCGAGAAGTCCAGCGGCAGTGCCCAGGACGCCAAACGAGATCAGAAGATCACGGAACTGTACGATATCGCCAAGCGCACGGAGCCCGTGGTGGAAATATTGCCGCACGTCATCGAACGCATGCAAGCCCTCGAAGCCCTCCATAAATATG CAAACAATTTCGCCAAGATCATCGCAGAGATTGAGCAGAAGCAGGGTACCATCACCACTAGCCTGGTGAACAACAAGGAGCTGCTACATTCCGTACAGGAGACTTTCGCCCAGAATCTGGAGACTATCAACACCAAGGTGGCCAaggtggagcagcgtgtggcgGCGATTTCGTCTGCCAAATGA